Below is a genomic region from Spiroplasma endosymbiont of Dioctria linearis.
CAAATCATTTCAATTTACCGGGAGCAAAAGAAGCTATTGAATCAGGTTGATTAATCGATTCAACAGGAGCATTGGCACTTCCTAAAATTCCAAAAGAATTAGTTATTATTGGTGGAGGAGTTATAGGAATTGAATTTGCTTGTGTTTATAAGAGATTAGGAACAAAAGTTACAGTTTTACAATTCTTACCAACAATTTTAGAAATGTTAGATAGTGATGTTTCAAAAGAAATGACAAAAGAGTTATTGTCTAGAGGAAATTTAGAAATCATTTATGGAGTTAATACAAAATCTTTTGGTAAAAAAGAAGTAGTTTATGAAAAAGATGGTAAAGAATATAAAATTAAAGCGGATTATTGTTTACAATCAGTTGGACGTAAAGTTATAACTGAGGGATTTGATAAAATTGGTTTAGAAATGAATGAACGAGGTCACATCAATGTAAATGAATATTGTGAAACAAATATTGATGGAGTTTATTCAATTGGTGATGTTACAGGAAAAATGATGTTAGCCCATGTTGCTTCTCACCAAGGTATTATTGCAGCAAATAGAATCGCAAAGAGATTAGGTAGTGAACATGCTGAAGATTTAACTATGAACTTTGATAGAGTTCCAAGTTGTATTTATACTTATCCAGAAGTTGCTTGTGTTGGTAAAACAGAAGATGAATTAAAAAAATCTGGAACAGATTACAAAGTATACAAGTTTCCATTTGCAGCAATTGGTAAGGCACTTGCAGACGGAAATACAGGTGGATTTGTTAAATTAATTTGTGAACCAAAATATAAACAAGTATTAGGGTGTCATATTATTTCAAATACAGCAACAGATATGATTTCAGAAATTACAACTGTTATGGAATCTGAAGCTACAATTAGTGAGATTGCAAGAGCTATTCATCCTCACCCTTCATTGAGTGAAGCTATTGGTGAAGCAGCTGAAGCATTAGAATCAGGAAAACCAATTAACTTTTAAAAATTAATAATTAATATAAACACCTTATAAACTAGAACTACTAGAAAATATAATGGTGTTTTTTTGATGTATAATAAAGAGAAAACTTGATGTGTTCTATTTAAAATAGTTAGAGGTTAGAAAAATGTTAAATACGCAAATACTTATTTTTGATTTTGGAAGTCAATATACTCAATTGTTAGCAAGAAGAGTAAGAAATTTAAATGTCTATGCTGAGGTTATACCCTTTGATAAAACAAAAGAGGATTTAAAAAAATATAAAGATCTAAAAGCAATAATTTTATCTGGCGGACCAAATAGTGTCTATTTGAATGAGGCTTATAAAATCGATAAGGAAATATTTAATCTTGGAGTTCCAATATTAGGTGTTTGCTATGGTATGCAGTTAATTACTGAAATGTTTGGTGGTAAAGTTGAATTAGCTGATTCTCAAGAATTTGGTAAAGCTAAATTATATATTGATGATGAGAAAAGTCTATTATTTAAAAAAGTTAGTCAAAATTCACAAGTATGAATGAGTCATGCAGATCACTTAACAAAAATGCCTGATGGTTTTAAACAAATTGCTCATTCTGATTCATCAGTTGCAGGTATTGAAAGTGAAAAAAGGAATATCTATGGAATTCAATTTCATGCAGAAGTTACTCACTCTGAAAAAGGAATTCAAATTTTAAAAAACTTTATTTTTGACATTTCAAAATGTAAGAAAGATTGAGAAATGAAACAATTTATTGAAAACAAAATAAAAGAAATAAAAGAAATTGTTGGAGATGAGCAAGTTATTTTAGGTCTTTCTGGAGGAGTAGATTCATCAGTAGCTGCGGCTTTAATATCAAAAGCTATTGGTAGACAACTGAAATGTATTTTAGTAGATACTGGTTTATTAAGAAAAGATGAAGCTAAAAAAGTAATGGATTTATATAACAAAGAATTTGATATGGATATTAAATTGGTTGATGCAAGTCAAGAATTTTATAAAGTATTAAAAGGCCAAATTGATCCAGAAGATAAAAGAAAAACTATTGGTAAAAAATTTATTGAAGTTTTTAGTGAAGAGGCAAGAAAAATGCAAGGGGCAAAATTTTTGGCTCAGGGTACAATTTATCCAGATGTAATTGAATCATCAAGTAATGGTCATGTTTCAAAAACAATTAAATCACATCATAATGTTGGTGGCTTACCTAAAGATTTAAAATTTGATTTATTAGAACCGTTAAGAGAGTTATTTAAAGATGAAGTAAGAGCTGTGGGAAGAGAACTAGGAATTCCTGCTTTAATGATTGATCGTCATCCTTTTCCAGGACCTGGTCTTGGAGTAAGAGTTATTGGTGAAGTTACAAAGGAAAAATGCGAAATTTTAAAAGAAGCTGATGACATTTTTATTAGTAATTTAATTGAAGCTAATTTATATAATGAAGTATCTCAAGCATTTGTTACACTATTGCCTGTAAAAACAGTTGGTGTTATGGGAGATAATAGAACTTATGATTATGTGGTTGCATTGCGAAGTGTAAATACAATTGATTTTATGACAGCTTCAAGTACACACTTACCTTGAGATTTTTTAGATAAAGTTGTTAATGAAATTATTAATAAGGTGGATGGAGTTAATAGAGTAGTTTATGATATAACTTCAAAACCACCAGGAACAATAGAATGAGAATAAAGGAGAACTTGTATGAATAAAAATGATTTAAATGGAAAAATAATTAGTGAAGGTATTACTTTTGATGATGTTTTATTAGTACCAAGATATTCTGAAATATTGCCCAATGATGTTTCATTAAAAACAAAATTGACAAAAAATATAGAACTTAATATTCCAATAATAAGTTCCGCTATGGATACTGTAACTGAATCTAAGCTTGCTATTGAAATAGCAAGATGTGGTGGCATTGGAATTATTCATAAAAACTTATCAATTGAAGAACAATCTTTAGAAGTTCAAAAAGTTAAAAGAAATGAATCAGGGTTTATAACGGACCCTATTACAATTAAAAAAGAAACAATTGTTGAACAAGCAAATGAAATTATGGCGACCTATAAAATATCAGGGTTACCTGTTGTTGATGATAGTGGCAAATTAATTGGAATTCTTACAAATAGAGATTTAAAATACTTTGAAGATTTTCAAGCAAAAGTAGAAGTGATTATGACTAAAGAAAATTTAATTACAGGTAATCCATCAACTACATTAGAACAAGCAAAGGCCATTTTATTAAAAAATAGAATTGAAAAATTACCAATTGTTGATGTTAATAATACTTTAGTTGGTTTAATCACAACAAAAGATATTGATAAAGCAATTGATCATCCAAATGCTTGTAAAGATGAAAAAGGAAGATTAAGAGTTGGTGCTGCTGTTGGAGTGGGTGAAGACTTTATGCAAAGAGTTGATGAACTTGTAAAAGCCCAAGCAGATGTTATTGTTATTGATTCAGCTCATGGTCACAGTAAAGGTATTATTGATGTAATTAAAAAAATTAGAAGTAAATATAAGAACTTAGAAATAATTGCAGGAAATATTTGTACTGTGCAAGGAGCAGAGGCTTTATACAAAGCTGGTGCTAACGGAGTAAAAGTTGGAGTTGGTCCTGGAAGTATTTGTACAACAAGAGTTGTTGCTGGAGTTGGAGTTCCTCAAATAACTGCAATTAATGATGTATTTAACTGAGCCAAAGATAAAGAAATAACTATTATTGCTGATGGGGGAATTAAATATTCAGGTGATATTGTTAAAGCTCTTGCAGCAGGTGCTCATAGTGTTATGATGGGAAGTATTTTTGCAGGAACTGAAGAATCACCTGGAGAAGAAATAATTGCCAATGGTAAAAAATATAAAACTTATGTTGGAATGGGTTCACTTGTTGCTATGAAAAGAGGAAGTAGTGATCGTTATTTCCAAAAAGGTGCTAAAAAATTAGTACCTGAAGGTATTGAAGCAAGAGTTCCTTTTAAAGGAAAAATGAGAGAAGTAGTTTTCCAATTAATGGGTGGCCTAAAAAGTGGAATGGGTTATACTGGAAGTAAAACTATTGAACAACTACGCTTAGAAACTCAATTTGTAAAAATTACAAATGCTAGCTTAAAAGAAAGTCATCCTCATGATGTGGAACTTACAAAAGAAGCTCCAAACTATAATAAATAAATTTTGGTTCATTGTATGAACCTTTTGTTTTGCAAATAAAATAGAAATGAGAGGATAGTTATGAAAAAAATTAATTTAGATGATATTGCAAAAAATGCTTGAAGTAATGCTTTACTTTGTCAATGTGGAGATGAGAAGGATAATTTGGATATTCACAGAATTTGTTTAGTTTGTTTAAAAATTATGGACTACAATGAGCATTATTCACAAATAAATGTAAAAAAGCCATGAGACATTAAATTTTACAATAATGATAATTATAACTTAGTTGAATTTAGTGGTATCACAATGGCAGTTCATAAGGAGTGCTTTATAAAATAAATATAAGTACTTATATGCTAAAATTATTTTGTTATCTTTAAGGAGAGAAAAAAATGAAGAAACTTTCTGCAAATGAAATTAGAAAAATGTGACTAGATTTTTTTAAATCAAAAGATCACTATTTTTTAGAACCTGTTAGTTTAGTACCTGTAGAAGATCCAAGTTTATTATGAATAAACTCTGGAGTTGCTACTTTAAAACCATATTTCGATGGAAGAATGAACCCTCCATCACCTAGATTAACAAATTCACAAAAATCTATTAGAACAAATGATATTGAGAACGTAGGAGTTACAGCACGACATCAAACAATGTTTGAGATGTTAGGTAATTTCTCAATTGGGGATTACTTTAAGAAAGAAGCAATAGAATTTGCATGAGAACTTTTAACTTCTCCAAAGTGATTTGATATTAATCCAGATCTTTTATACATAACTGTCTTTAATGAAGATCAAGAAGCCTATGATGTTTGAACTAAAGTTATTAAAATTAAAGAAGATCATATTTTTAAAGGAACAAGAGATACTAACTTTTGAGATGTAGGACAAGGACCATGTGGACCCAATACAGAGATATTTTTTGATCGTGGTGAAAAATGAGATCCTAAAAAAATTGGATCAAAACTTTTAAAAGATGATATTGAAAATGATCGATACATTGAAATTTGAAATATTGTTTTCTCACAATTTAATAATGATGGTAATAATAATTACACAGAGTTACCAAGAAAAAATATTGATACGGGTGCTGGTTTTGAGAGATTAGTTTCAATTTTTCAAGAAGCTCCAACTAACTTTGAAACTGATATATTTTTTCCAACAATACAAGAAGTTGAAAAAATGTGTAATAAAGAGTTTAGATACTCAATTGAAAATTATTATAATGAAAATAAGGAACAAACTAAAATTAATACAGCTTTTAAAGTAATTGCTGATCATGTTAGAGCAGCTGTTTTTGCTATAAGTGATGGAGTGTTTCCTGGAAATAAAGATAGAGGATATATTATTAGGAGACTTATTAGAAGAAGTTCTGTCTATGGAAGAAAACTAGGAATTAAAGAGTCATTTTTATATAAACTAGTAGATAAAGTAATAGGGGTAATGAAAGACTTTTATCCTTATTTAATTGAAAAAAAAGATATGGTTAAAGAAGTTATTAAACAAGAGGAATTAAGATTTTTAAAAACACTTTCAAAAGGTTATGAACATTTAGAAACTATTATTAATGCAGAAAAAAAAGTAACTGGTAAAAATGCATTATTGCTTTTTGAATCTTTTGGATTTCCAATTGAATTAACTACGGAAATAGCAAATGAAGCTAATGTAAAAATTGACTTAAAAAGTTATGAAAAACTTTTGGAAGAGGCAAAACAATTAGCAAGAAACTCAAGAAAAGATGACAAGGCTTGAAATAAACAATCAGCGATTTTAACAGGTTTAAATGTTGAAAGCGAATTTGTTGGCTATGATTTAGACGAATGTGATTCAAAAGTTAACTTCATTTTTGAAGATGAAAAAAGATTAGAGTCTGTAACAAATAAAGTAGTATTTATAACTTTAACAAAAACTCCTTTTTATGCTGAAAAAGGTGGGCAAGCTGCTGATAATGGTTACTTAATTGATTCACAAGATAATCGCCACTTAGTAATGGATGTTAAAACGGGTCCAAATGGCCAACATATTCATAAGGTTCAAGTTAATGGAACTTTAAAAAATGGTGATATTGTTAAAGCAATAATTGATAGTGAAAAGCGATTCTATACTATGAAAAATCACTCAGGTACACATATTTTACAAGCAGCTCTTCAAGAGGTTCTTGGAAAAGAAACTTTACAAAATGGTAGTTATAATGATGAGAATGGTTTAAGAATTGATATTTCATATAATAGATTACCAACTCCAGAAGAAGTAGTAAAAATTCACTCAGTTATAGCAAGAGAAATTAAAAAAGAAATTCCTAGAGAAATTATTCACTGTTCATTAAAAGAAGCTATTGAAAAACATAATGCCCTAGCATTATTTACAGAAAAGTATGGTAAGAATGTTAGAGTAATTAAATTTGGATCATTTTCTTGTGAACTTTGTGGGGGAACCCATGTTGCTAATACAAAAGATATTGAAGACTTACTAATTACCAATGTTGAGTCAAAGGGAAGCGGAGTATTTAGATATCATGCAGTAACTAGTCATAAGGAAGTGAGTAGTTATTTAGAGCAGTTGTTTATTAAACAAAAATTAGAAATTCAAATTATAATAGATAAATTTAATAAATTTAAATTAAAAGTTAAAAATGATTTAATTGAAAAAGAAATTAATAAAATAATGTCTCTAAGGGCAACTAAGGAAAATTTAGTAATTATAAAACAAAAAGTAAATGATTTAAAAAACTCATTTAAGATATATCAAAAAGAAATTGAAGAAATTTTAATTGAAGAGAAATTACTAAAATATTCTGATATTATTCCTGTTAAAAAAGAGAATATAAATTTAATTGAATTAGAAACTAATAATCTAGAAATGAAAGAAATGAAATCTCTTTCAGACAAATTACAAAATAAGTTCGAAAATTTAATTATTATGCTTTGGAATACAAATGAAAAAATTTTTATTGTATCGGTGAATGATAAAATTGCAAAAGATAATAGAGCAATTGATCTATTTAATAACAATAAGAAATTTAAAGTTAAAGGTGGAGGAAATAATACATTTGCTCAAGGTAAGATAATTTAATTATTTTATATATAAACATTAATTTTAAAAATATTTTTTAAAATTAATGTTTTTTTTTTTTTTTTATCAACTATAATTAAAATAGGTGAGAAATATAATGAAGAAAGTTAGAAGTAATATAAACTTAATAATTATTTTTATTCTTCTTTTTTTAACATTTCCTATTCAAAATATCTTAAATCAAAAAACTAATATACTTATATTGTCAATATTAGTTAATGTGACTTTAATCATAATTTCTTTGTATTTCATCTCTAAATTTATTGTAAATTTACTAAAATTTATCGAAAAATATAATGATGAAATATCAAGAAAAAATTTAATAAGTTTAAGCTTATTAAATAATAATTTTAAATTTTATATAACAATGTTGGTTACCTTTTTATTTTTCATTTTTTCAATAACTCAAACCTGTATTTCAATTGAAAGAACAACAGTAATTTCAATGGAAATATATTGATGAACAAATTATAAATTTGATAGAGTAATTAACTTAGATTATATAAATATATTATTTTTTGCTCAGTTTATTTTAATAAGCTCACTTTTACTATACTCATTCTTTTATTTTATATTTTTCTTCTTTATATATTCTGTAATAAAGACTGTTTCAAAATCTAATGAAAACTTAAATCACCTTATTTATAAAAAATCTACTAAATTAAATTTATTTTTGAAAATGCTTATTAAGTATTTAAATAATATTAAACTACAAGACAAAAAAGTTGAAAATAGTTGAAAAGAAATAATAATTTTAATTAGCAATATTAAATCAAAGGAATTGAAAAGCTTTAAAAAGGCAACGACTCCTCCATTATTTTTCTAATTAAAAACTTTTTAGCGTTGTTTTTAAGTTAATCACTTAGATTTATCAAAATGGACAAAAATTTAAGTGTAAAAAATACAGAGTATAAAGAGAAACAAAATTATTTAAATAATCTCTAATGACACAATAATTTAAAAATTAAAAGGGTAAATAATAAGGAAGATAAACTATAAGATTTTAAAAAAATGAGTATAAAAAGAAAAAATACTTAATAAAATTAAGTACTTATTGAATGAAAGAAAAAAGGAGAATTTTAATTATGAAAAAATTACTAAATATATTAACATCTGTAACCTTAATTGGTTCAGCTGCAACATCAGTAGCGGCTTGTGGCGGCGGGGAAAAAAAAGACCCAGACCTTTCTACTATGCAGCAAGAAATGCTAAATGGAGCAGAGTTTATTTCAAGACTTATTGTTGCTGGAAGACATGAAAATTTAAATTACAATGTTAATGAAATATTATCAATTTTCTTAACACCAACACCAACAGCTATGAACATGCCAATTTCTTATAATTATGAAGGAAAAAGTATAAATATGGCAGCAAATATAAATAAATTTAAAAACTACTTAGCGCCTTCTTTAAATTACTATAACGGTGATAATTATGCGGGAATGTTTGCTAGTTATCTTATGGGGATGTATGAAGATGACTTTTATAATGAGATAATAAATGGTAAAAATGGAGAGTATTATTTTAGAGATACTTTTTCAAAAGCAGGTGACCAAGGCTACAATAAAAAAAATAGCAATGCTATGGGTTATGGAGCTGGATTAGGTAAGGATATTAATTTATCAAAAAATCAAGATAGAAGAAATCTAGCATGAGGAATACAAGATACAGGAGCATTATCAAATTATTTATTGAATTTGGGTTTTGATGGTGCAAATCCAACTGATACAAATGGGACATCATCACCGAAAACTAGTGCAGGTCCCAATAAAGGGGGAACAAATGGTTCTGGTTATGCATGATATAACTCTATTTTAATGAATAATGGAGCTACAAAGAGTGCAGATTATAGCCAAGGTTGAAATGCAATAGGAATTCCACTTACAAAAGGAAAATTAAAGGGAACAGACTTTAAAGCAGCAGATGATGAACTTAAATCAAGTATTAATGGAATTAGGTTTAACTCAACAGGAGCTTTAATTACAAAAGTAGCAGGAGAACAAAATATAAATGGATTTATTAGTATGTTTGGCTCAATGTTAGAAAATTTATCAGATACAAAAAATGGAGCTTTATTAACTGGAGAATTTATAAATATTTTATTTCCAATGATAAGAGGTGAAGGTGTTACTAATGCTGCAACTATAATGCAAGCTGTAGGATTATCTTTAATTTATAATGTTTGAAGTGGAATTAAAGAGATAAACTCAGAGTTAGTTTCAAACCCTGAATTATCAGAAATAATTGAAAGACTGGATGAACCAAAGAAACTATTTACATCAGTACCAATTGTAGGAGACTTACCAGTTACAGAAAATATTAAAGTTGAAGCATTATATAAAATGTCAGATAGAGACAAATCAGTAGAAAATCATGGTACAAATGCAAAGGATATTGTTTCAGTAATTGAAACTTTAACAGAAATTTATAACTCTTATTCAAATAAGCAGGATTTTAATGATAAATTTTTTATAAACAATGATGCTCCATTTTATAAATCTTATTCATTAATTAGAAAATATATAGGAGAAGAAAATTGAAAAGATGCAATGAATGGAAAAAATAATGATGGAGGTATAAACCTTTTAAATTTTGCAAAACAAGCATTTGAGATGTTAACAGAAAAAGAAGTAATTGATAAATTTGATTCTATAGTTAATGCATTTGATAATAAAAAAAGCTTTAGGGAGTTATCAAGTGTTGAAAAAAATAATTATTTAAAGTTATTAGGATGAAATGAAGAAGAAGGATATATAGAGGGATCTCTTTCAGGACGTATTTATAATGCTATGACAAACCCTGAAGTTCACGGACAAAGAGATTTTAAAAAATTCTTTGATAGTTTTAAATATTCTGTAGAAAATGCTATGGGAGAGCTTCATAAACCAGTTCTTCAATATTTAACTGATGATAAATATTGAAAGGTTAATAATTTCACAATTAATACAACAAGTAATACACAAAGAGCAGGTAAAATGGAGTTTGATTTAAATTATACTGGTAATGGAGATGTTACCTCTAATGCAAGTAAGCAAACTAAAAAGGTTGAGGTTAATGAAAAATTTAATCCATATCAAACTATTGCTGAGAATCAGAAAAAAAATTGAAAACCTGAAATTGAAAGTAAATTAGATAAAGAAAAAATTGAAAATTCAGGACAAATTTTAGGATTAAAGCAACAAGTTGTTAAAGAAGATGAACTATTGAAATACGATGGTTTAGGAAATCATTCTGATTATAAGCCAGTAAATAACTCATATAAGATAGTGTGAGAAAATATTTCTAAAAATCCTGATTCACCATATTGAGTTATTACATCCTTAAAATCATTTAATGCAAGCGGTCAAGAATTCTATAATATTTATTAATAACAATGCTTTTATTTAAAAATGGTTTAAGAAAATTATTAAAAGACTATGTCCAATTTGGAATATATTTAGTACTTATTACAATTGCTGTTATATTTACTTCAACTTTTGGTATTGTTTCTTCAAATTTAATTAGTACAAATAATGAAATAAATAGAAATTTTGAAAAGTTTGATTATTCATTTAGATATACTTCAAGTGCTTATAAATCTAATGATACTCAAACTTTTACTCCGTGATTTGCATTCAATACAGATTTAGTAAAAGATGATAAGGATAATTATTTCCCAACATTAAGTTTTGGAGATTTAGAAGAAGGTAAAATACTTAAAAGTTATGAATTTAAAGACAATTGTGAAAATAATAAGAGCCAGTGCTATGAATCTACTTTAATTTTTGAAAATAGTAGTGCTAAATATGTAAATTTTCACTTTGGAGATGTGGAGTCAAATTATGAGTATAATAATTCTGATATAGACTATCTACCAAATAAAGATCAAGCAATTACAAACTACTCAGTAGAGCAAAAAATTGAAACGGTAAAAAGCGGAGAATTTGGAGATTTTTATAGATTCAATTTGGAAGCAAAAGGTTTTAAGAAATCTTTAATAGGAAATTTATATGAAAAAAACAATAATTTTAAAGATGAATATTTAACTGAGGAATCTAAAAAAATAGCTCTACATATTTTTGATTACATGTTTTACTTAAATAATTCTGCTTTAACAAATGTAATTAAAAAAGATATTATTGATATTTATAATCAAAATAAAACTAATGCTAAGGAGCAGATTGAAGAATATATTAATAATGGATTTGGAGTAATTGATAATGAGGGTAAATATATATTCTCAAAAAATCAAAATATTATAGATGCTGAAACTGAAGAAAGAAAACTATTTTCAGAGCACGCCAGTTTTTATATTAAAAAATTTGATTCTTTCCTAACTTTTAAAACAGATATTAATGAGAATGGATATGAAATTTTAACAAATAAAGTAACTCAAAGAGATTGATTCTCAAATTATTTTGATTTATTGGGAGATTTAACAAACTTCAAAATAAGATTAACAAATGAGGCTGTTAAATGGGATTCTAGTGGAAAAAAATTTAGATATATTTCTTCATTCTATAATAATCAACAACCAAATAGTGATATTTTAGATGTTCATTTCTATAATTCGGATATATTTAAGTTATATAAAAGAACATATAATATTAATAGCTTTACAGAATATTCATTTATATCTTCTAGTGGATATGCTAAATATAATAATTTAGAATTAGGGAAAGGTTATGATATTTTTAACCATAATAATTCTAATGGTCCTTATATTATGGATGGGATTGGTGTTGACTCACTCAATGTTTATCCAACAATATATGAAGAAGATTTACTAACTAATCAGGAAAATGAAGCTATTTTTTATATAAGTAACTCTTTATTCAATAATCAATTTAATAAGGAGACAAATGAAAAAAGTTATCAGGATGTAAGTAGATCCTATTTGACTTATCAAAAATCTGATAAAAAAAATATTGAAAAGGATATAAATTTATTTAAAACTTATTTTGCAGACAATATTTTATATTTAGGACAAGTTGTTAAAAATATTGAAAATGAAAATTATTCAGAGAATTTATCGAGAGCAAATATAGAAGCTTATAAAGATACAACATTACTAAATATGAGAAGTAATTTATTTCCAGGTGTTGTAAAAGGCTTTTATGCAATAGCAATAATATTTTGTTTAATCTTTGCTAGTGCTTTAGCATTTGTTGTATACCACATTTTTAAAAAAGTTTTAGTATCTCAAAGAAGTCAAATTGGAAATTTAAAATCTCTTGGAGTCTCAAATTTTAAAATAATTTCTAATTATATGCTATATATGGCCTTTCCTATATTAATACTTGTACCAATTGGTTGGTTTATCAGTTTATTTTTACAAGTTTCCTTAATGGGAATCTTTGAAAGATATTTTAACATTCCATCAATTTTCTCAATTAATTGAAAACTTTTATTAGTTGAATTATTTGCATTTTTGGGAATTGTAAGTTTAATGGTTTTTTTAACTAGTTATTTCACTGTAAAACAATCACCTCTTATTTTATTATCACCAAGCAAAAGTAATAAGCCAAATACTTTTCTTTCAAAAAGCTTTTCAAAAATAAAAGGAATAAGTTTTACATCTAAATTAAGACTTATAATATTATCTACTGCAATAAAGGATTTAACAATATTTTTCTTAATATTATTATTTTCAAGCTCAGTTATAACTCTAGCTTCTGTAGCACCAAATACTATGAAAAATATGTCCAATGAGTATTATAAAAATATTAAATATAATAATGATTTTAGTTACAATAATATAGTTATAAATAATCCTTTGACTAGATATTCATTTTATCAAATGGATGAAGAGAATAAAGCTAAAAGTAATATAGAAGCATCTTTATTTAACACGTTAATAAAAACAAAAGAAAATGATTATAGAACTTTATTTGAAGCTGATTATTGAAAAAATGATAAAGGCATATCTTTTAGAAAAAATTTTGATAATATTCTGTTTAATAATTTGCTTACTTTTAAAGGTGGAGTTTTATCAACAGGAATAATGGATGAATTAGTTAATACAGAATCAAAAATTAGCAAAGAAAAACTAATAGCACAAAGATTTAATAATGTTTCTTGCCAAGTTATTCCTCAATTATTTGGACAACCTTCTATAACTGAGGATAAGGATTATAATGAATGTATAAAAAGTATTTCTAATAATATCTTACCTTCTACAATAAAGGAACTTTGGGATAAGGATAAGAATGAATTTAAAAATTTCTCATTCAATTTTTCAAATATTTCAGTGGATAACAAGATAGATCAAATGTATACTAAAGTTGAATCAATTATTGATGA
It encodes:
- a CDS encoding ABC transporter permease, with amino-acid sequence MLLFKNGLRKLLKDYVQFGIYLVLITIAVIFTSTFGIVSSNLISTNNEINRNFEKFDYSFRYTSSAYKSNDTQTFTPWFAFNTDLVKDDKDNYFPTLSFGDLEEGKILKSYEFKDNCENNKSQCYESTLIFENSSAKYVNFHFGDVESNYEYNNSDIDYLPNKDQAITNYSVEQKIETVKSGEFGDFYRFNLEAKGFKKSLIGNLYEKNNNFKDEYLTEESKKIALHIFDYMFYLNNSALTNVIKKDIIDIYNQNKTNAKEQIEEYINNGFGVIDNEGKYIFSKNQNIIDAETEERKLFSEHASFYIKKFDSFLTFKTDINENGYEILTNKVTQRDWFSNYFDLLGDLTNFKIRLTNEAVKWDSSGKKFRYISSFYNNQQPNSDILDVHFYNSDIFKLYKRTYNINSFTEYSFISSSGYAKYNNLELGKGYDIFNHNNSNGPYIMDGIGVDSLNVYPTIYEEDLLTNQENEAIFYISNSLFNNQFNKETNEKSYQDVSRSYLTYQKSDKKNIEKDINLFKTYFADNILYLGQVVKNIENENYSENLSRANIEAYKDTTLLNMRSNLFPGVVKGFYAIAIIFCLIFASALAFVVYHIFKKVLVSQRSQIGNLKSLGVSNFKIISNYMLYMAFPILILVPIGWFISLFLQVSLMGIFERYFNIPSIFSINWKLLLVELFAFLGIVSLMVFLTSYFTVKQSPLILLSPSKSNKPNTFLSKSFSKIKGISFTSKLRLIILSTAIKDLTIFFLILLFSSSVITLASVAPNTMKNMSNEYYKNIKYNNDFSYNNIVINNPLTRYSFYQMDEENKAKSNIEASLFNTLIKTKENDYRTLFEADYWKNDKGISFRKNFDNILFNNLLTFKGGVLSTGIMDELVNTESKISKEKLIAQRFNNVSCQVIPQLFGQPSITEDKDYNECIKSISNNILPSTIKELWDKDKNEFKNFSFNFSNISVDNKIDQMYTKVESIIDDNKQARYTIYGLDLFEEKSKNLLLKNESKIKYNDSLDYIPVLINKKGELEGLKVGNEFNLKTPQNLLAILGGDNSKNELDSSLWKFKDKNLFEMDLDKFTYAINHDFYFKNGSIYEPYYNMADIQLSLPKKMLNQELFNEVNIEYQQYSNKDLNSIYREESDNYIINPFDIYKYEKGVPTEIGIETLLGGTNSWLNIALKKGLLVNKIVDSAPRKAKVVGVEELYDGNKLYMDQLYANELMGVKEDFDTRREFENGSSVNIWSNAKMSSNIQNADQMQRILLSSFNANNATDGFAKYMDQSIGYTDYIQMKKMAMSNLITSVISISVIFVSLSLITAIIIIYLITEMFIGRYKRFMSYMRIQGYSMREINSIIMWIFLPIAAIGVALGITIIWLLISYLVPQILLSLDIAVPMIMGWTIMPIVFIVGLAIFLLGYTVIMLSIRRVKLASLIGNE